A genomic stretch from Telopea speciosissima isolate NSW1024214 ecotype Mountain lineage chromosome 7, Tspe_v1, whole genome shotgun sequence includes:
- the LOC122667267 gene encoding RING-H2 finger protein ATL43: protein MPLSSLFCIFPENPTPTHRFPLCIRPPETLILFQKPVFPEPEMGVSSGLFRFLSFWDSFLLFFFFTFCFRTLMANDGTKPNSPSPNNADPSPPRPDEKSNYASFRPSIAVIVGVLTTIFSITFLLLLYAKHCKRNNGARGYAGNHDPRVMASTRKNSGIDRSVIDSLPIFRFSSLRGQKEGLECAVCLTKFESMDVLRLLPKCKHAFHFECVDTWLDAHSTCPLCRYRVDPEDVLLVDESRLGDENDEQRRQQEAIEEREASEVRPSTVGFEPRRVSGRHSSAGEKTSGFLQIVVHRSDGGNSVVAPPPAAAVSRRSLDIASLRKKKESVTVGCFDRGCRKDGLLLSESELERRLEHRIIVSDSGLQQRWSDLQPSDLLFLRSEMIITESGRYSSLMSARPSISTKHQQQQRRDDKDIDGTYGSGRNVINVRSVSEITGLSRFPNRTSGGHEREREERVIKRWWAWASQQRRTGQPNS from the exons ATGCCTTTGTCTTCtctcttttgtatttttcctGAAAATCCAACTCCAACCCATCGATTCCCCCTCTGTATTAGGCCTCCCGAAACTCTTATTCTGTTTCAGAAACCCGTGTTTCCAGAACCAGAGATGGGAGTTTCTTCAGGGCTTTTCAGGTTTCTGAGCTTCTGGgactctttccttctcttcttcttcttcaccttctgtTTCAGAACTCTAATGGCTAATGATGGAACAAAACCCAATTCCCCTTCCCCAAACAATGCTGATCCATCTCCACCACGTCCTGACGAAAAATCCAATTACGCTTCTTTCAGGCCAAGCATCGCTGTGATTGTTGGAGTCTTAACGACCATTTTCTCTATtacgtttcttcttcttctgtacgCGAAACACTGCAAGAGAAACAATGGAGCTAGAGGGTATGCAGGTAATCACGACCCAAGAGTGATGGCTTCGACGAGAAAGAACTCAGGGATCGATCGGTCGGTCATTGATTCGCTACCGATTTTCCGATTCAGCTCACTTAGAGGGCAAAAAGAAGGGCTTGAATGCGCTGTTTGCTTGACCAAATTCGAATCCATGGATGTGCTGAGATTGTTGCCTAAATGTAAGCACGCGTTTCACTTCGAATGTGTTGATACCTGGTTAGATGCTCACTCGACTTGCCCTCTCTGTCGCTATCGAGTCGATCCAGAAGATGTTCTGCTGGTGGACGAATCGAGACTCGGAGACGAAAACGATGAGCAGAGACGACAGCAGGAAgcaatagaggagagagaagcaagTGAGGTCCGACCAAGCACGGTCGGGTTCGAACCTCGAAGGGTTTCCGGTCGACACTCTTCAGCCGGAGAGAAAACAAGTGGGTTCTTGCAAATCGTCGTGCACCGATCCGATGGCGGCAACTCGGTGGTGGCACCACCGCCTGCGGCGGCCGTATCGAGAAGGTCTCTTGATATCGCAAGcttgaggaagaaaaaagaatctGTGACCGTTGGATGCTTTGACCGTGGATGCCGCAAAGACGGTCTCTTGTTATCGGAAAGCGAGTTGGAACGTCGGTTGGAACACCGGATCATAGTCTCCGACAGTGGGCTCCAGCAGCGGTGGAGTGATCTGCAGCCGTCGGATCTTCTGTTTCTACGGTCGGAAATGATTATCACTGAGAGTGGACGATACTCGTCGTTGATGAGCGCTCGACCGTCCATTTCCACGAAGCATCA GCAGCAACAGAGGAGAGATGACAAGGACATTGATGGTACTTATGGTAGTGGCAGAAACGTAATAAATGTGAGAAGCGTGTCTGAAATCACAGGCTTGAGTAGGTTTCCGAACAGAACAAGTGGTGGACATGAAAGGGAGCGAGAAGAAAGAGTTATAAAGAGATGGTGGGCTTGGGCTTCTCAACAGAGACGTACGGGGCAACCCAACAGCTAG